In Mustela lutreola isolate mMusLut2 chromosome 1, mMusLut2.pri, whole genome shotgun sequence, one genomic interval encodes:
- the APELA gene encoding apelin receptor early endogenous ligand yields MSLQQFLFAFLLFVMSLLLINGQRPANLAVRRKLHRHNCLQRRCVPLHSRVPFP; encoded by the exons ATGAGTTTGCAACAATTCCTTTTTGCCTTTCTGCTTTTCGTGATGAGTCTTCTTCTTATCAACGGACAGAGACCAG ctaaTTTGGCTGTGAGAAGAAAATTGCACAGACACAACTGCCTTCAGAGGAGATGTGTGCCTCTCCATTCACGGGTGCCCTTCCCCTGA